The genomic window TTCTTATTGGGTTCAAGGAGCCGCTGATCTACTGCATAACGAACATATCTTTGACGCTGAATATTCCGATGCCAAGAAAAGTTCTTCCCCGATTCTAAGGCTCTCGTGTTTTGAGAAAGGGGGCGGATTCAAGGTTGAAATGCAACCGGTCCAAAAAAAGAGGACATCACAGAGATCTTCGGTACAATAGTTCTGTTCAAACACCCGAAGGAGTCCATAATTGAACCGATGATGAGATTGTATCGAAAAGAGATTATTATAATTGGGACGGGTGTTTCGTGCAATTCCTTGTTCATTTAATATTGCTTAGTTTTTCTTTGAACTTTTTAAGAATCTTTTGAGTGATATGTCTTGGATTTGTTTCGTGAATTGTTTGAGCGATAGCTTCCGCAATATTTTTAGGAATACCACCTGCGTCACACAACTCTACGAGTAACTCCAGCCCCCAAAGAATCGGGACGCCGTCAGTCTCACAAAAACGTCGAAGAATGCGATCATTTGTTATGCACGTCAAACCATGACGCTTTGCCGTCAATAAGCACAGCCTATCCTGAAATGAAATAGAATTGACTTCACTAGCGGCGCTATATATATCTTCGATTTCTGGGTCTATGACTAATAGACCAAGTTCATAAAGTTCGCTCGTTTCGTTAATTTCACGAAGTTCTTCGACAACCTGAGATATCACATACACTTCACCGACATACTCCGGTATGAGATGCAGGACAGTACGATCGGCATGCAAAAAGTCGATCAAGACACAGGCATCCATTATCATTAATCGTGTTGTCTTTGCGGGTCCCCTCACTTTAAGGCTTTCCAACAGATAATACGTTCTTGCATTTCCTCTACCGAAATGCGAAGCAATTCTGCGCCGCGGCCGGTGCTGATCTTGTCGCTTTCTATCGCTTCGCGAACAAGACGACTAAATCGACTTTCTCGGAAGTCATAGCGCCGCAGGCCAAAAGGTTCTGCGTTGTCAATGCCCTTAGGTTCTTCTTTGTAAGCAAGTTTCCGGTTAAACCGCTTCTCATATGCAACATTAAATCTGGGCCAAATA from Candidatus Hydrogenedentota bacterium includes these protein-coding regions:
- a CDS encoding PIN domain-containing protein is translated as MIDFLHADRTVLHLIPEYVGEVYVISQVVEELREINETSELYELGLLVIDPEIEDIYSAASEVNSISFQDRLCLLTAKRHGLTCITNDRILRRFCETDGVPILWGLELLVELCDAGGIPKNIAEAIAQTIHETNPRHITQKILKKFKEKLSNIK